The nucleotide window CGCGTGGCGCGTTTACTTGGGTAACCGAGAAAGTGAAGCCGCACGTTTCTGTACCTATCATCACCTGTAACCGTATTAATACCCCAGAAGAAGCAGAGCGTATTCTCTCGTCTGGGCATGCAGATATGGTCTCTATGGCTCGACCATTCTTGGCTGATCCTTATTTTGTGGCGAAAGCTGAACAAGAGAAGGCGCAGTTCATCAATACCTGTATTGGCTGTAACCAAGCTTGTCTCGACAACGTATTTAAGGGCAAGCGTGCAAGCTGCTTGGTTAACCCATTAGCGTGCTATGAAACTGAAATTGTCGTTGAGCCAGTACTGAAGAAAAAGAACATCGCCGTAGTAGGTGCGGGTCCTGCTGGCCTTGCATGTGCGACGACATTGGCAGAGCGTGGCCACAAAGTCGATTTGTTCGAGAAGAATGATCGCATTGGTGGACAATTCCGCCTAGCAATGCAGATCCCGGGTAAAGAAGAATTCCGTGAGACGATTCGCTACTTTGCCAACCGTCTTGATGAGACAGGTGTCAATCTGCATCTTTCTACTGAAGCGAACTTCGACCTACTCACCGAGTACGATGAAATTGTGATGGCATCAGGCGTAGAGCCACGTAAAGTTGCCATTGAAGGCATTGATAATCCAGAGAAAGTCGTGGATTACCAGACCTTGATTCGTGAAAAGACACCTGTTGGTGAGAAAGTCGCAATCGTTGGTGCAGGTGGTATCGGTGTTGATATTGCAACCATGATTACGGAGCCTGTCGATCATACTTTGGATGATTGGCTACACGAGTGGGGTATTGATAAAGAGATTTCTCAACCAGGTGGTTTGTATCCTTTCCCTGACTCAGTGAGCGACAAAGAGGTGTGGGTACTACAACGTCGCCAAGGACAAGTGGGTAAAGGTCCGGGTAAAACAACGGGCTGGATCCATAAACGTACTCTGGAAAAACGCGGCGTTCATCTTCTCGGTGGCGTTTCTTACCAAAAAATCGATGATCGTGGATTACACATTCAGGTTGATGGTAAATCACAAGTGTTGAATGCAGATAAAGTGGTTATCTGTGCAGGTCAGGAGTCGGTTCGTCCGTTCGAAGATAAATGGTCTCAGCTAGGTGATAAGCTACACATTATTGGTGGTGCCGACCACGCTGGTGAGCTGGATGCGGTACGAGCAATCCGTCAGGGTGTGAAGCTTGCAGTGAAGCTATAAAAGGCATTCACAAATAGGTATGAAAAGCTGCGCATTGTGCGCGGCTTTTTTGGTTTCTATTCGACTGGAACAGGCATTTTGTGGGTTAGGTATAATCCCCAAAAAACAGGTTGTTATTCAGTGGGCTAGATTGTGCTAAAGTGACCAGCAGACTAAATGCAAGTTAGATTCAATAAGGACCAGTTCATGGAAGCTCTCGATCTTTTGCTTAACCGCCGTTCTGTCGGCAAGTTATCCGCGCCAGCACCAGAAGGTAAAGTGTTGGAAAATATCATACGCGCTGGCCTGCGCGCGCCTGACCATGCTGGTTTAACGCCTTGGCGCTTTGTGATTTCGCAAGGTAATGGGCTGAATAGACTGTCTGATATTTTGGTTAAAGCCGCACTAGCAGACAACAGTGAAGAAGCGGTAGTTGAGAAGCTGAAAAATGCCCCATTCCGAGCACCAATGGTCATCACGGTTATTGCAAAAGTGACGCCGCATGAAAAAGTGCCTGCACTTGAGCAGTACCTGTCAGCAGGTTGTGCCGTTCAAGCAATGCAAATGGCCGCAGTTGCGCAGGGCTTCCAGGGCTTCTGGCGCTCAGGACCATGGATGTTCCACCCTGAAGTGCATAAAGCGTTTGGCCTGGAAGGGGAAGATGAAATCGTCGGTTTCCTTTACTTGGGTTCTCCAGTTGGCACCCCCATGAAAGTGCCAGAGCGTGACCTGTCGAAGTTTGTTGAGTTTCAATAAACGCTAACCACATTCTTACTGTCTATCTATACAGTTTTTCTTGATTTATTAGGGCTACATTCGATAATGTGGCCCTAATTATTATTACTTTCCAAAGCTTATGTCTCGTCTGTTTATTGCTGAAAAACCAAGTTTAGGCCGCGCGATTGCTGCTGCACTTCCTAACCCTCAAAAGAAAGACCAAGGCTTCATTCGCTGTGGCAATGGAGACGTGGTGACTTGGTGTATCGGTCATTTATTAGAGCAGGTAGAGCCAGACGCTTATGACGAACGCTACAAAAAATGGAATATGGCAGATCTGCCTATCGTTCCTGAGCAGTGGCAGTTAAGGCCAAGGAAGAGCGCCAGTAAGCAATTGACGGTGATTCGTAAATTGTTAAAAGAGGCGACAGAAGTCATTCATGCTGGCGACCCGGACCGTGAAGGTCAACTCTTGGTGGATGAAGTGCTTGATTACTGCAAGCTGTCTAAAATCAAAAAACAAGCGACTCAACGGCTACTGATTTCAGACTTGAACTTACCAGCAGTAAAACGAGCGCTGAGTTCAATGCGCAGCAATCGTGATTTTATCCCGCTTTCTGTTTCTGCACTGGCTCGTTCGAGAGCGGATTGGCTCTATGGCATGAATATGTCTCGTGCTTATACCTTGCTGGGGCAAAAAGCGGGTTATCAAGGCGTGTTATCGGTCGGGCGAGTAC belongs to Vibrio sp. STUT-A11 and includes:
- a CDS encoding NADPH-dependent 2,4-dienoyl-CoA reductase; this translates as MSALYPNLLKPLDLGFTKIRNRVLMGSMHTGLEEDKEGLQKLAAFYEERAKGGVGLIVTGGFSPNLRGRLHPLSAEFSKPKHAEAHKVVTEAVHKHGSKIALQILHAGRYAMHPLAQSASGIKAPISKFAPSEMSERQIKSTIADFAKSAELAQIAGYDGVELMGSEGYLINQFLCKRTNMRYDEWGGSYKKRMRFPIEIVKAVREAVGDKFIIIFRLSMLDLVEQGSTFEDVIELAKALEESGVTIINTGIGWHEARVPTIATQVPRGAFTWVTEKVKPHVSVPIITCNRINTPEEAERILSSGHADMVSMARPFLADPYFVAKAEQEKAQFINTCIGCNQACLDNVFKGKRASCLVNPLACYETEIVVEPVLKKKNIAVVGAGPAGLACATTLAERGHKVDLFEKNDRIGGQFRLAMQIPGKEEFRETIRYFANRLDETGVNLHLSTEANFDLLTEYDEIVMASGVEPRKVAIEGIDNPEKVVDYQTLIREKTPVGEKVAIVGAGGIGVDIATMITEPVDHTLDDWLHEWGIDKEISQPGGLYPFPDSVSDKEVWVLQRRQGQVGKGPGKTTGWIHKRTLEKRGVHLLGGVSYQKIDDRGLHIQVDGKSQVLNADKVVICAGQESVRPFEDKWSQLGDKLHIIGGADHAGELDAVRAIRQGVKLAVKL
- a CDS encoding NAD(P)H nitroreductase, whose product is MEALDLLLNRRSVGKLSAPAPEGKVLENIIRAGLRAPDHAGLTPWRFVISQGNGLNRLSDILVKAALADNSEEAVVEKLKNAPFRAPMVITVIAKVTPHEKVPALEQYLSAGCAVQAMQMAAVAQGFQGFWRSGPWMFHPEVHKAFGLEGEDEIVGFLYLGSPVGTPMKVPERDLSKFVEFQ